From the Paludibacterium paludis genome, one window contains:
- a CDS encoding glycine C-acetyltransferase, whose amino-acid sequence MNHTYLAHLDATLAQIRADGFEKPERVIAGAQSADVALAGGKRVLNFCANNYLGLADDARLVEAARKGLDQYGYGCASVRFICGTQSVHKELEGAISAFLGTDDTILYSSCFDANGGVFETLLGEEDAVISDELNHASIIDGVRLCKARRFRYKNNDMADLEAQLKAADAAGARFKLVVTDGVFSMDGIIADLKTLCDVADRYGALVMVDDSHAVGFIGETGAGTPELCGVADRVDIYTGTLGKALGGASGGYVSGRRQIVDLLRQRSRPYLFSNSLAPAITAASLEVFRILKEDGAELRARLKRNAEHFRRDMAAAGFTLVPGQHPIIPVMLGDARLASEMAAALLAEGVYVVGFSFPVVPKGKARIRTQMSAAHTPEQIDRTVAAFIRVGRELGVIKHA is encoded by the coding sequence ATGAACCATACTTATCTTGCCCACCTTGACGCCACGCTCGCCCAGATCCGCGCCGACGGCTTCGAAAAACCCGAGCGGGTGATCGCCGGCGCGCAAAGCGCCGACGTCGCGCTGGCGGGCGGCAAGCGCGTCCTGAACTTCTGCGCCAACAACTACCTGGGACTCGCCGACGACGCCCGCCTGGTTGAGGCCGCCAGGAAGGGACTCGACCAGTACGGTTACGGTTGCGCCTCGGTGCGTTTCATCTGCGGTACCCAGTCGGTGCACAAGGAGCTCGAGGGGGCCATTTCGGCCTTCCTCGGCACCGACGACACCATCCTCTACTCCAGCTGCTTCGACGCCAACGGCGGTGTGTTCGAGACGCTGCTCGGCGAAGAGGACGCGGTGATTTCCGATGAGCTGAACCACGCGTCCATCATCGACGGGGTGCGGCTGTGCAAGGCGCGCCGTTTCCGCTACAAGAACAACGACATGGCCGATCTGGAAGCCCAGCTCAAGGCGGCCGATGCCGCCGGCGCGCGCTTCAAGCTGGTGGTCACCGACGGAGTGTTTTCCATGGACGGCATCATCGCCGACCTGAAAACCCTGTGCGATGTGGCGGACCGCTACGGCGCGCTGGTCATGGTCGACGATTCGCACGCCGTCGGTTTCATCGGCGAAACCGGCGCGGGCACGCCAGAGCTGTGCGGTGTCGCCGATCGCGTGGATATCTACACCGGCACGCTGGGCAAGGCGCTGGGCGGCGCTTCGGGCGGGTATGTGTCTGGCCGCCGGCAGATCGTCGATCTGTTGCGCCAGCGCTCGCGCCCCTACCTGTTCTCGAACAGCCTCGCGCCTGCGATCACGGCGGCCAGTCTGGAAGTGTTCCGCATCCTCAAGGAAGACGGCGCCGAACTGCGCGCCCGTCTCAAACGCAACGCCGAGCACTTCCGCCGCGATATGGCCGCCGCCGGCTTTACGCTGGTGCCCGGCCAGCATCCGATCATTCCGGTCATGCTGGGCGACGCGCGTCTCGCCTCCGAGATGGCGGCCGCGCTGCTGGCCGAGGGGGTGTACGTGGTCGGTTTCTCCTTCCCGGTCGTTCCCAAGGGCAAGGCGCGCATCCGCACGCAGATGTCCGCCGCGCACACTCCGGAGCAAATCGACCGCACCGTGGCCGCCTTCATCCGGGTCGGCCGCGAGCTGGGTGTGATCAAGCACGCCTGA
- the tdh gene encoding L-threonine 3-dehydrogenase — MKVLSKLKSERGLWMADAPVPEVGPNDLLIRIRKTAICGTDIHIYSWDEWAKKTIPVPMHVGHEYVGTVAGMGSEVRGFKIGDRVSGEGHITCGHCRNCRAGRRHLCRNTVGVGVNREGAFAEYLVIPAFNAFPIPDDISDDLAAIFDPFGNAVHTALSFNLVGEDVLITGAGPIGIMAVAIARHVGARHVVITDVNDYRLDLARKMGATRAVNVAREDLRAVMAELGMTEGFDVGLEMSGNPQAFRQMLDTMNHGGKVALLGIPPADTSIDWNHVIFKGLEIKGIYGREMFETWYKMVALLQSGLDISPIITHHFPVDRFEEGFEAMLSGQSGKVILDWADAAV; from the coding sequence ATGAAAGTGCTATCCAAACTGAAATCCGAGCGCGGCCTGTGGATGGCCGACGCGCCGGTGCCGGAAGTCGGCCCGAACGACCTGTTGATCCGCATCCGCAAAACGGCGATCTGCGGCACCGACATTCACATCTACAGCTGGGACGAGTGGGCGAAAAAAACCATTCCCGTGCCGATGCATGTCGGCCATGAGTACGTCGGCACCGTGGCCGGCATGGGCTCCGAAGTCCGCGGCTTCAAAATCGGCGACCGCGTATCCGGCGAAGGGCATATCACCTGCGGGCACTGCCGCAACTGCCGCGCCGGGCGCCGGCATCTGTGCCGCAACACCGTCGGCGTGGGGGTCAATCGCGAAGGCGCGTTCGCCGAGTATCTGGTGATCCCGGCTTTCAACGCCTTCCCCATTCCCGACGATATTTCCGATGATCTGGCGGCGATTTTCGATCCGTTCGGCAATGCGGTGCATACCGCGCTGTCCTTCAACCTGGTCGGCGAAGACGTGCTGATCACCGGCGCGGGTCCGATCGGCATCATGGCCGTGGCGATCGCCCGCCATGTCGGCGCGCGCCATGTGGTGATCACCGACGTGAACGACTACCGTCTGGATCTGGCGCGCAAGATGGGCGCGACCCGCGCGGTGAACGTCGCCCGCGAAGATCTGCGCGCGGTGATGGCGGAACTGGGCATGACCGAAGGCTTCGATGTCGGCCTGGAAATGTCCGGCAATCCCCAGGCGTTCCGCCAGATGCTCGACACCATGAACCATGGCGGCAAGGTGGCGCTGCTGGGCATTCCGCCGGCCGATACGTCGATCGACTGGAACCACGTGATTTTCAAGGGACTGGAGATCAAGGGCATCTACGGCCGCGAAATGTTCGAGACCTGGTACAAGATGGTTGCCCTGTTGCAATCCGGACTCGATATCTCGCCGATCATTACCCATCATTTCCCGGTCGATCGTTTCGAAGAGGGGTTCGAGGCGATGCTCTCGGGCCAGTCCGGCAAGGTCATTCTCGATTGGGCCGACGCGGCGGTCTGA
- the hemG gene encoding protoporphyrinogen oxidase: MIAVIGAGISGLSCAWWLKEAGLDVEVFEAEPHCGGKVDTVSDVGACFETGPNTLLLNAGHREWLTKLDLTVVPANAITGNRFILRNGRYRMLPAGPVSFLFSPLFSARAKWCLLREPWRRPVAPPHETVADFFRRRLNDEWVDTLVSPFVAGIYAGNPDTLLMEECLPSMQRAEQRSGSLVGGMASALCSGALKRREACTIEGGLAALPRALSRGMNLHAAERVERLVRQSSGWGIETRHGLYRAEEVVLAVPAPEASCLLKDAFPDLAGALDAIVYAPMAVVMSLGARADMTRPIRGFGGLNPVRESPFAAGHLMAGDMFDDRCSIDDYLIASYVGGELFRDRYALSDAGLLDALNRELAALFGLTRAPRRQWLVRHEAALPQATAAMPAVRRHLAALDDTGLHVCANWLGGVSVPDCLDKGRDLAARFVRRYLAL, encoded by the coding sequence ATGATTGCCGTTATCGGGGCCGGGATTTCCGGCCTGTCCTGCGCCTGGTGGTTGAAAGAGGCGGGACTGGATGTCGAAGTATTCGAAGCGGAGCCGCATTGCGGCGGTAAAGTGGATACGGTCAGCGATGTCGGCGCGTGTTTCGAAACCGGACCCAACACCTTGCTGTTGAATGCCGGACATCGCGAGTGGCTGACAAAACTCGATCTGACGGTGGTGCCGGCCAACGCGATCACCGGCAACCGCTTCATCCTGCGCAACGGGCGCTACCGCATGCTGCCCGCCGGTCCGGTCTCCTTCCTGTTCTCTCCTCTCTTTTCCGCGCGGGCCAAGTGGTGCCTGCTTCGCGAACCCTGGCGCCGGCCCGTCGCGCCGCCGCACGAAACGGTGGCGGATTTTTTCCGGCGACGGCTCAATGATGAGTGGGTGGACACATTGGTCAGTCCCTTTGTCGCCGGCATCTACGCGGGCAATCCCGACACTTTGCTGATGGAGGAGTGTCTTCCCTCCATGCAGCGGGCCGAGCAACGCTCGGGTTCGCTGGTCGGCGGCATGGCGTCGGCGCTGTGCTCCGGCGCGCTCAAACGCCGCGAGGCCTGTACGATCGAAGGGGGGCTCGCCGCCTTGCCAAGAGCGCTGTCGCGCGGCATGAACCTGCATGCCGCGGAGCGGGTCGAGCGCCTGGTTAGGCAGTCCAGCGGCTGGGGGATCGAAACCCGGCACGGCCTGTACCGGGCCGAAGAGGTCGTGCTGGCGGTGCCCGCACCCGAGGCATCCTGTTTGCTGAAAGACGCTTTCCCCGACCTTGCCGGAGCGCTGGACGCCATTGTGTATGCGCCCATGGCCGTTGTGATGTCGCTGGGGGCCCGCGCCGACATGACGCGGCCCATACGCGGATTCGGCGGGCTCAATCCGGTTCGCGAGTCGCCCTTCGCCGCCGGTCACCTGATGGCGGGCGACATGTTCGACGACCGCTGCTCCATCGACGACTATCTGATCGCGAGTTATGTGGGCGGCGAGCTCTTTCGCGACCGTTACGCGCTGTCCGACGCGGGCCTGCTCGATGCCTTGAACCGCGAGCTGGCCGCCTTGTTCGGCCTGACACGGGCGCCGCGCCGGCAGTGGCTGGTCCGTCATGAGGCGGCGTTGCCACAGGCCACGGCGGCGATGCCCGCGGTGCGCCGTCACCTGGCCGCCCTGGATGACACGGGGCTGCATGTGTGCGCCAACTGGCTTGGCGGGGTGTCGGTGCCGGACTGCCTGGACAAGGGCCGCGATCTCGCCGCGCGTTTTGTCCGGCGCTATCTGGCCCTCTGA
- the glyQ gene encoding glycine--tRNA ligase subunit alpha, whose amino-acid sequence MLTFQEIILTLQNYWNRQGCALLQPYDMEMGAGTSHTATFLRSIGPEPWNAAYVQPSRRPKDGRYGENPNRLQHYYQFQVVLKPSPDNIQDLYLGSLKELGIDPTVHDIRFVEDDWENPTLGAWGLGWEVWLNGMEVTQFTYFQQVGGLDCKPVLGEITYGLERLAMYLQGVENVYDLTWTVYPNGQKVSYGDVFHQNEVEQSRYNFEHSNVPFLFEQFNHFEAESRRLLEAGLALPGYEMILKAAHTFNMLDARGAISVTERAAYIGRIRALARQVAQAYHDSREALGFPMCRKD is encoded by the coding sequence ATGCTTACTTTCCAGGAAATCATCCTTACGCTGCAGAACTATTGGAACCGTCAGGGCTGCGCCTTGCTGCAACCTTACGATATGGAGATGGGCGCTGGTACTTCGCATACCGCCACTTTCCTGCGATCCATCGGACCCGAGCCGTGGAACGCGGCCTATGTCCAGCCCTCGCGTCGTCCGAAAGACGGCCGTTACGGCGAAAACCCCAACCGTCTGCAACACTATTACCAGTTCCAGGTCGTGCTCAAGCCGTCGCCGGACAATATCCAGGACCTGTACCTGGGGTCGCTGAAGGAACTGGGCATCGATCCGACCGTGCACGATATCCGCTTCGTCGAGGATGATTGGGAAAACCCGACCCTGGGCGCCTGGGGCCTGGGCTGGGAAGTCTGGCTCAACGGCATGGAAGTGACGCAGTTCACCTACTTCCAGCAGGTCGGCGGCCTCGATTGCAAGCCGGTGCTCGGCGAGATCACCTATGGTCTCGAGCGTCTGGCCATGTACCTGCAGGGCGTGGAGAACGTCTACGACCTGACCTGGACCGTGTACCCGAACGGCCAGAAGGTCAGCTACGGCGACGTGTTCCATCAGAACGAGGTCGAGCAGTCCCGCTACAACTTCGAACACTCCAACGTGCCGTTCCTGTTCGAGCAGTTCAACCATTTCGAGGCGGAGTCGCGCCGCCTGCTCGAGGCCGGGCTCGCGCTGCCGGGCTATGAAATGATCCTGAAAGCCGCCCACACTTTCAACATGCTCGATGCCCGCGGCGCGATCTCGGTGACCGAGCGCGCGGCCTACATCGGACGCATCCGCGCCCTGGCGCGCCAGGTGGCCCAGGCCTACCACGACTCCCGCGAGGCGCTCGGTTTCCCGATGTGCCGGAAGGACTGA
- a CDS encoding surface-adhesin E family protein, translated as MKRRTFVPCLTLLAGTAFAAPMSDWVVYQQGSALELAVDRNAIGLDKDGLVRFVNQERFAERQHDKDHDVDFHIRRVEGVADCNKATYAFTSVSFYSKSNRHVWSQMYPVPRYAWRWEPVVSGSVAHAMMRQVCTLARSAPKTRTE; from the coding sequence ATGAAACGCAGGACCTTCGTCCCTTGCCTGACGCTGCTGGCGGGAACCGCCTTCGCCGCGCCGATGTCCGACTGGGTGGTCTACCAGCAGGGCAGCGCGCTGGAGCTGGCGGTCGACCGCAATGCCATCGGCCTCGACAAGGACGGTCTGGTCCGCTTCGTCAACCAGGAGCGGTTTGCCGAACGCCAGCATGACAAGGATCATGATGTGGACTTCCACATCCGCCGCGTCGAAGGGGTCGCCGACTGCAACAAGGCGACCTATGCCTTCACCAGCGTGTCGTTCTACAGCAAGAGCAACCGCCACGTCTGGTCGCAGATGTACCCGGTGCCCCGCTACGCCTGGCGCTGGGAGCCGGTCGTTTCCGGCTCCGTCGCCCATGCCATGATGCGCCAAGTCTGCACCCTGGCCCGATCCGCCCCCAAAACACGAACCGAATGA
- the glyS gene encoding glycine--tRNA ligase subunit beta, producing the protein MNATLLIELLTEELPPKALSKLADSFASTITDELKKLQFADAAAEPAIFASPRRLAVSLPGVLAIQPEQRIVRKGPAVSAGMKDGQPTPALAGFARSCGVDVSALTTLHDGKQDVYAYSSVKPGETLDAVLAGIVATALKKLPAPKMMRWGDSEHQFVRPVHGLMMLHGDRVVEGGVLGLSSGRTTRGHRFLSSGEVTVPDAGSYARVLFEQGKVVASFAARRELIGRRLAEAADRLGARIAADDALFDEVAGLVEWPVVLEAGFEEDFLKVPQECLILTMQQNQKYFPLLDARGRLLNRFLLVSNLEAGDPSHIVRGNERVLRARLSDARFFFEQDGKTRLEDRLPRLGEVVYHNRIGTQLERIGRLETIAASIARELGCDEALARRAARLAKADLVSDMVGEFPELQGVMGMYYARHDGEAEEVALAIEGHYHPRFAGDSLPEGPIATAVSLADKLETLVGIWGIGLVPTGDKDPFALRRAALGVLRMALTLPLDLKTLIGATAAAFPEGKLSATVGEEVFAFCLERLKHYLAGDYQGDEIDAVLALVPSRLDEIGAVLDAVSAFKALPEASALAAANKRVGNILRKAETEPGKVDASLLCEDAEKALFGAVDRVAPDVEARFAARDFAGALSLLATLKVPVDAFFDGVMVMADDAAVRANRIALLARLAGLFNRVADISLLAD; encoded by the coding sequence ATGAACGCCACTTTGCTGATTGAGCTTCTGACCGAGGAGCTGCCGCCCAAGGCCCTGTCGAAACTGGCCGACAGTTTCGCCTCCACCATTACCGACGAACTGAAAAAGCTGCAGTTCGCCGATGCCGCCGCCGAGCCGGCGATTTTCGCCAGCCCTCGGCGCCTGGCGGTATCCCTGCCCGGCGTGCTCGCCATTCAGCCCGAACAGCGCATCGTGCGCAAGGGACCGGCGGTGTCCGCCGGTATGAAGGATGGCCAGCCGACTCCCGCGCTCGCCGGTTTCGCCCGTTCCTGCGGCGTGGATGTTTCCGCTCTGACCACCCTGCACGACGGCAAGCAGGATGTGTACGCCTACTCGTCGGTCAAACCGGGCGAGACGCTGGATGCCGTGCTGGCCGGCATCGTCGCCACCGCCCTGAAAAAACTCCCGGCGCCCAAGATGATGCGCTGGGGCGACTCCGAGCACCAGTTCGTGCGACCCGTGCACGGCCTGATGATGCTGCACGGCGACCGCGTGGTCGAAGGCGGCGTGCTCGGCCTGTCGAGCGGCAGGACGACGCGCGGTCACCGCTTCCTGTCCTCCGGCGAGGTGACCGTGCCGGATGCCGGAAGCTACGCGCGCGTGCTCTTCGAGCAGGGCAAGGTGGTGGCGAGCTTCGCGGCCCGCCGTGAACTGATCGGCCGGCGTCTTGCCGAGGCCGCCGACAGGCTTGGCGCCCGCATCGCGGCCGACGATGCCCTGTTCGATGAGGTGGCCGGGCTTGTCGAGTGGCCCGTGGTGCTGGAGGCCGGCTTCGAGGAGGACTTCCTCAAAGTGCCCCAGGAGTGCCTGATCCTGACCATGCAGCAAAACCAGAAGTACTTCCCGCTGCTGGATGCCCGGGGCCGCCTGCTGAACCGTTTCCTGCTGGTGTCCAACCTGGAAGCCGGGGACCCGTCGCATATCGTGCGCGGCAACGAGCGCGTGCTTCGTGCCCGGCTGTCCGACGCGCGCTTCTTCTTCGAGCAGGACGGAAAGACCCGCCTCGAGGACCGTCTGCCGCGTCTTGGCGAGGTGGTCTACCACAACCGCATCGGTACGCAGCTGGAGCGCATCGGCCGTCTGGAGACCATCGCCGCGTCGATCGCCCGCGAACTGGGCTGCGACGAGGCGCTGGCGCGCCGCGCCGCGCGCCTTGCCAAGGCCGATCTGGTTTCCGATATGGTGGGCGAGTTCCCCGAACTGCAGGGCGTGATGGGCATGTACTATGCCCGCCACGATGGCGAAGCGGAGGAGGTGGCGCTGGCGATCGAAGGGCACTATCACCCGCGCTTCGCCGGCGACAGCCTGCCGGAGGGCCCGATCGCCACCGCCGTTTCGCTGGCGGACAAACTGGAAACCCTGGTGGGCATCTGGGGTATCGGCCTCGTGCCGACCGGCGACAAGGACCCGTTCGCGCTGCGCCGCGCCGCCCTCGGCGTGCTGCGCATGGCGCTGACCCTGCCGCTTGACCTGAAAACCCTGATCGGCGCGACGGCGGCGGCCTTCCCGGAAGGCAAGCTCTCCGCCACGGTGGGCGAAGAGGTGTTCGCGTTCTGCCTCGAGCGCCTGAAGCACTACCTGGCCGGCGACTACCAGGGCGACGAGATCGATGCCGTGCTGGCGCTCGTGCCGAGCCGCCTTGACGAGATCGGCGCGGTGCTCGACGCCGTGTCGGCGTTCAAGGCGCTGCCCGAAGCCTCGGCGCTCGCCGCGGCCAACAAGCGTGTCGGCAACATTCTGCGCAAGGCCGAAACCGAGCCGGGCAAGGTGGATGCCTCGCTGCTTTGCGAAGACGCGGAAAAGGCGCTCTTTGGCGCGGTCGACCGCGTCGCGCCGGACGTCGAGGCGCGCTTCGCGGCGCGCGACTTCGCCGGAGCCCTGTCCTTGCTCGCCACGCTCAAGGTGCCGGTCGACGCGTTCTTCGACGGCGTGATGGTGATGGCCGACGACGCGGCGGTCCGCGCCAACCGCATCGCGCTCTTGGCGCGTCTGGCGGGGCTTTTCAACCGGGTTGCCGACATTTCGCTCTTGGCGGATTGA
- the gmhB gene encoding D-glycero-beta-D-manno-heptose 1,7-bisphosphate 7-phosphatase: MKLVILDRDGVINEDRDDFVKNTTEWVPIEHSLEAIANLTQSGWRVVVATNQSGIARGLFDVHALNAMHEKMHRLVNQAGGRIDAVVFCPHKPDDECECRKPLPGMVNEIAERFNARLEGLPLIGDSLRDLVSIDAVGGQPILVRTGKGEATLAKGGLPDGSLVFNDLFDAAEYLIESRQSS; this comes from the coding sequence ATGAAACTCGTCATTCTCGATCGCGACGGTGTGATCAACGAAGATCGCGACGACTTCGTGAAGAACACCACCGAGTGGGTGCCGATCGAACACAGTCTGGAAGCGATCGCCAACCTCACGCAATCGGGGTGGCGGGTCGTGGTGGCCACCAACCAGTCCGGTATCGCCCGCGGGCTGTTCGATGTGCACGCGCTCAATGCGATGCACGAGAAAATGCACCGCCTCGTCAACCAGGCCGGCGGCAGGATCGACGCCGTCGTGTTCTGCCCGCACAAGCCGGACGACGAATGCGAGTGCCGCAAGCCCCTGCCGGGCATGGTCAACGAGATCGCCGAGCGTTTCAACGCCCGCCTGGAAGGGCTGCCGCTGATCGGCGACAGCCTGCGCGATCTCGTGTCCATCGACGCGGTGGGCGGCCAGCCCATTCTGGTGCGCACCGGGAAAGGCGAGGCGACCCTCGCCAAGGGCGGTCTGCCGGACGGCAGCCTTGTGTTCAACGACCTGTTCGATGCGGCCGAGTACCTCATCGAATCGCGCCAATCCTCGTAA
- a CDS encoding lysophospholipid acyltransferase family protein, with the protein MLLIRNLLYWLVVVFITPVFFVLLMISLPLPRRRRHIFGVTWAMTLLWTLEHVVGLKWRVIGAENIPDTPSVICSKHQSGWETFALQKIFPYQIYVAKRELLWIPLFGWGLAAMNPITINRSDRARSNQQIIEQGRERLSHGFWITVFPEGTRVPPGVPGKYKLGAARIATTLGMPLVPVAHNAGEFWARNAFLKHPGLITVVVGKPILPVDGATPESMMAEASAWIEARQSEIGGTGPNAHPGQKRVHSEDTRAA; encoded by the coding sequence ATGCTGTTGATCCGCAACCTGTTGTACTGGCTCGTGGTGGTGTTCATCACGCCGGTCTTTTTCGTGCTGCTGATGATTTCGCTGCCCTTGCCGCGCCGCCGGCGGCATATCTTCGGTGTGACCTGGGCGATGACCCTGCTGTGGACGCTCGAGCACGTGGTCGGGCTCAAATGGCGCGTGATCGGCGCGGAGAACATTCCCGACACGCCGTCGGTGATCTGCTCCAAGCACCAGTCCGGTTGGGAGACCTTCGCCCTCCAGAAAATCTTCCCCTACCAAATCTATGTCGCCAAGCGCGAATTGTTGTGGATTCCGCTGTTCGGCTGGGGCCTTGCCGCGATGAATCCGATCACCATCAATCGCAGTGATCGGGCACGTTCGAACCAGCAGATCATCGAACAGGGTCGCGAGCGCCTATCGCACGGTTTCTGGATCACGGTGTTTCCGGAAGGGACGCGCGTGCCCCCGGGGGTGCCGGGCAAATACAAGCTGGGCGCCGCGCGCATCGCCACCACGCTCGGCATGCCGCTGGTTCCGGTGGCCCACAATGCCGGTGAATTCTGGGCGCGCAACGCGTTTCTCAAGCATCCCGGCCTGATCACCGTGGTGGTCGGCAAGCCGATCCTGCCGGTCGACGGCGCGACGCCCGAGAGCATGATGGCCGAGGCCTCGGCATGGATCGAGGCCCGCCAGAGCGAGATCGGCGGCACCGGTCCCAATGCGCATCCCGGGCAGAAGCGGGTCCACAGTGAAGACACTCGCGCTGCCTGA
- a CDS encoding M48 family metallopeptidase, with the protein MKTLALPDANLAVTVIRRPRKSIGLRVTAEGVELIAHPRVSSETLQEILLTKRDWILKHHARLLEQRANADTDRRNVTIVGEPLPIVQVEGIRRIARRLPDRIEIAGAADGDALRDAVSRLLRREAALLFPARLARFVPVLKRQPGRLLLSSARSRWGSCSAAGAVRLNWRLIQAPLPVLDYVLAHELAHLVHMNHSPAFWEETARLCPDWRDRRRWLKDHGSGLFDFG; encoded by the coding sequence GTGAAGACACTCGCGCTGCCTGACGCGAATCTGGCCGTCACGGTGATTCGCCGCCCGCGTAAAAGCATCGGCTTGCGGGTGACGGCAGAAGGGGTCGAATTGATCGCGCATCCGCGCGTATCGAGCGAAACCCTGCAGGAAATATTGCTGACAAAGCGTGATTGGATACTCAAGCACCATGCCCGTTTACTGGAGCAGCGGGCAAATGCTGACACCGATCGGCGAAATGTGACGATTGTCGGGGAACCCCTGCCAATTGTTCAAGTCGAAGGAATACGCCGTATCGCCAGAAGGCTGCCGGACCGCATAGAAATCGCGGGAGCCGCCGATGGCGATGCCCTGCGGGACGCGGTATCCCGTCTGCTCAGGCGCGAAGCCGCGCTGCTGTTTCCGGCGCGGCTGGCGCGTTTTGTTCCGGTCCTCAAACGCCAGCCCGGCCGGCTGTTGCTGTCCTCGGCCCGTTCCCGTTGGGGCAGCTGCTCGGCCGCCGGGGCGGTGCGCCTGAACTGGCGCCTGATCCAGGCGCCCCTGCCGGTGCTGGACTATGTGCTGGCCCATGAATTGGCCCACCTGGTGCACATGAACCATTCGCCCGCTTTCTGGGAGGAGACCGCCCGCCTGTGTCCCGATTGGCGGGATCGGCGGCGCTGGCTCAAGGATCATGGAAGCGGGCTGTTCGATTTTGGATGA
- the gloA gene encoding lactoylglutathione lyase has protein sequence MRLLHTMLRVGNLERSLAFYTEVMGMRLLRRNDFPEGRFTLAFVGYGDEEDNTVIELTHNWDTESYDLGNGFGHLAVEVPDAHAACEAVRAKGGKVVREAGPMKHGTTVIAFVEDPDGYKIEFIQRGTR, from the coding sequence ATGCGTCTTTTGCATACCATGCTGCGAGTCGGCAACCTTGAACGTTCCCTGGCCTTCTATACCGAGGTGATGGGCATGCGGCTTCTGCGCCGCAACGATTTTCCAGAGGGACGCTTCACGCTGGCGTTTGTCGGCTACGGCGATGAAGAAGACAACACGGTGATCGAGTTGACCCACAACTGGGATACCGAAAGCTATGACCTGGGCAATGGCTTCGGCCATCTGGCCGTCGAGGTTCCCGATGCCCATGCCGCCTGTGAGGCGGTGCGCGCCAAGGGCGGCAAGGTGGTGCGCGAAGCCGGTCCGATGAAACATGGCACCACGGTCATCGCTTTCGTCGAGGATCCGGACGGTTACAAGATCGAATTCATCCAGCGCGGTACCCGGTAA